One Mya arenaria isolate MELC-2E11 chromosome 5, ASM2691426v1 genomic window carries:
- the LOC128235493 gene encoding uncharacterized protein LOC128235493 has translation MWTYVHDQNKRVDSKVIAVEDRVNALEYNLATTQIELDRVRNYEIKTRDELIYVKSQSMRNNLVFGNIPEVRAKSWAESETKLRDFIVNKLKIAQNIVDDIQFERVHRMGDFYPNSGYPWKLVAKFFSFKVREIVRRQRENLHDTEYSLHEQFPPEISARRRAHMPALKAAKRQGKRAWLSYDRLCIDGKPVYTDQQRGGSEGAGTGSRTGNARATATETTAHETDGRSASPATDGATGGSA, from the coding sequence atgtggacTTATGTGCATGACCAAAATAAAAGGGTGGACTCTAAAGTTATTGCCGTTGAGGACCGTGTAAACGCGCTGGAATATAACCTAGCAACAACACAAATTGAGCTTGATCGAGTTCGTAATTATGAGATAAAAACCAGAGACGAACTCATTTATGTAAAATCGCAATCGATGCGTAACAACTTGGTGTTTGGCAACATTCCGGAAGTACGGGCTAAATCTTGGGCCGAGAGTGAAACCAAACTGCGCGATTTCATAGTAAACAAACTGAAAATTGCACAGAACATTGTTGATGACATACAATTTGAGCGCGTGCACAGAATGGGCGATTTCTACCCGAACAGCGGGTACCCCTGGAAGTTGGTGGCCAAGTTCTTCAGCTTTAAGGTCCGCGAGATCGTGCGACGTCAACGCGAAAATCTGCATGACACTGAATATTCCTTGCATGAGCAATTCCCCCCTGAGATTTCCGCTCGTCGTCGTGCGCACATGCCAGCACTGAAGGCCGCCAAACGCCAGGGTAAACGTGCATGGCTTTCCTACGATAGACTTTGTATTGATGGGAAGCCAGTTTACACCGACCAGCAGCGTGGTGGGTCAGAGGGCGCCGGCACCGGAAGTAGGACTGGTAACGCTAGAGCTACTGCCACGGAGACGACGGCCCACGAGACGGACGGACGGAGCGCCTCCCCGGCAACGGACGGTGCGACAGGCGGGTCGGCGTAG